The genomic window CAATACGAGCATAGAGAAAGACTGGACATCGAACAAAGTGTATCCAGCGGATACGTCGTATGAGTTCAGGGTGACGGCAGTTGACGCATCAGGCTGTGAGATCACAGAGCTGGTACGGGTTTTGGTGAAGATCAGCAAAGATGTGGTGGCCGAATGTGATCAGTGCAAACGGGGACAAGATCAACGATTATTTCAATGTATATGGCAAGCGAGTTAGAATAGTGAAGAGTCTGGCGATCTATGACCGCTGGGGTGAGCAAGTATACAAAGCAGAGAATTTGTTGGATGCGAACAAAGGAGGAAGAGAGATAGGCTGGAATGGTAGCTTCCGCGGGGAGTTGGTAATGCCGGGTGTGTATGTGTTTGTCGCCGACATAGAGTTTGAAGGTAGTAGCGGTAGTGAAATCTATAAAGGAGACTTTACTGTGATCCGCTAGGTCAGAGCAAAGAAAGAAAAGAAACAGGAATCAGAAGCCGAGGCATTCGCTTCGGCTTTTGTGTTTGTGGGGGGCAAAGACTAAAACGGAATCAGACTTTTACTTTATTGTTGTAGCTTTATGCCTCAAATAGATTTGATGAGATTTAGACTGCTTATTTTCTGTTTTCTGGCTGTTTTTCAATCATTTTCACAAAAAGCCACGATAAGAGGTCATGTTTATGACAAAAGTAATGGGGAGCCGTTGGCATTTGCGACAGTAGTTGTAAAAGGTCTTAATCAAGGCACCAATACTGCTCAGGATGGATTCTTTTCTATTAGTTCTTTGCCGGGTGGAGACCATATTTTACAGGTCAGCTATCTGGGTTATGATACAGCTGTTTTTGAACTTAGAATTGGACCTAATCAAATTATTAATAAACAAGTTTATCTCATTGAAAGTGGTATAAACCTAGGTGAAATATCTATTTCCGGCAAAAAAGAACAAGCAAGAACCGAGGTTAAAATTTCTACTCTTACAGTTACACCAAAAGAAATAAAAGCTTTACCTGCAACAGGGGGAGAGCCGGATATTGCACAGTATCTTCAAATTATTCCAGGAGTGATATCCACTGGAGATCAAGGTGGTCAAATCTACATCCGGGGTGGTTCTCCGGTTCAAAATAAAATATTGTTGGATGGGATGACTGTTTATAATCCTTTTCATTCTATTGGGATATTTTCTGTTTTTGAGACAGAGGCAATACGAACTGTGGATGTTCTGACAGGCGGCTTTAGTGCCGAATATGGAGGAAGAATTTCAGCTATCGTTGACATGAAAACCAAAGACGGGAACAAATCAAAATTCTCAGGTTTAGTTTCAGGTGGACCATTTATGACCAGAGCATTGTTTGAAGGTCCTTTAAAAAAACTAAATGAAGACAACAGTGGATCTTCAATATCTTATCTGCTAACCGCAAAACATTCTTATATAGACCAAACAAGTAAAACGCTTTACAAATATGCTATAGATGAAGGGAATAATAATCTTCCATTCCAGTTTACAGATTTATATGGTAAAGTATCTCTTTTATCGAGTGCCGGAAGTAATTTTAATATATTTGGATTTTCATTTAATGACAGAGTAAATTATAGCAATCTAGCCGATTTAAATTGGAATGCTGCGGGGTCAGGCGTAAATTTTAAATTGATTCCGGCGAATTCAGACATCATTGTGGGAGGAAACGTAGCATACACGGATTATTTTATTAAGCTGAACGAGTACAATTCTTCACCAAGAGATAGCAGGATCAAAGGTCTCCAATCAAATGTAGATTTTAGTGTGTTTGGAAAGAGATCTGAAGTCAAATACGGAATTGAATTTAATGCTTTCTCCACTGATTTTAATTTTATCAATTTTCTCAAAATTCCATTTAAAGTAAACGCCAATAATACAGAGATTGCTGCTTATTTTAAGTATCGGTTAGCCACCAAGAAGATCGTCTTAGACCCAAGTTTAAGGGTCCAGTATTACGCATCACTTGCCAAAGCTAAATTAGAGCCTAGACTTGGCTTGAAGTATAATATGTTCCCGCATTTTAGATTAAAAGCTGCAGGTGGATATTTTACTCAAAATCTTATGAGTTCTGTAAGTGAGCGAGACATTGTCAACTTGTTTGTAGGTTTCATTACAAGCCCAGATATTATTTCTGCCTGGCATGGAGTGGGCGGATTTGAATACGACTTGGGCGAGAGGTATGAGCTGAATGTTGAAACTTATTATAAATTATTCTCTGATCTTTATAATTTAAATCGCAACAAAAGATTTATTGCAGACCCTGATTATGTCACAGAGAAAGGAGAAGCATATGGACTTGACATACTACTAAAAGCTAAAGGTGTCAGCTGGGGAGTTTGGTTGGGATATTCACTTGGATTTGTCAATCGCGATAATGGACAGCAGGTGTATCCGGCATTATTTGATAGAAGGCACAATTTGAATTTTGTTTTGGATTATAAATTTGGCAGAAAGAAATTGTGGGAAAGCGGCTTAAGATGGAATTTAGGTTCGGGATTTGCGTTTACTAAAATTCAAGGATTTTTGCCGGATAACAAATTGCCAAACGGTATTGATAGTAAGTTTGGCATAGAGAATCCTGAGATCGGTATTTTATATTCGGATAAAATTAATTCTGGAAGACTACCATACTATCATCGCTTAGACTTATCACTCAAGCGAAAAATTATACTTAGTAAAAATGCTGGTATTGACATTACAGCGAGCGTAACCAATGCTTACAATCGAAAGAATATATTTTATTTTAATGTTGTCGAAAATAGGAGAGTGAACCAATTGCCAATACTTCCATCATTGGTAATTACTTTTTACTTTTAATTTCACACGAATTTAATTGCAGATTGATTTCTTGTAAGGTAAATCGGCTCCGTTGCCAAATTTTGCTATTAAGGAAGTTCAAAATATTACAGATTTCTATGTCTGATAAGTGACTGTGTGCTGGCATTTCAACAATGGATGGTCTACTGTTACTATCTATTGTATTGTATATTTTCCCAAATTTTATCCAACACGCTAAGTTGTTTCTGTAATCTGTAGCGAGCTGCTCGGACTGCAATGAAGGGTACAAATTTGCCCAGCCTTCAGCCTGATCTCCATGACAACCTGAACATTGGGTTTTATATAATATTTCCCCTTCTTTATAAGTATTTATTGAAAATCTGCACGAGAGCATACTCAAGCCAGAGAATATCAAAAGAAAAGAGATCCAATACAAGCAAAACTCATTTTTTCCCATGATTTTCCTGGTATTCTTTTAACAATAGTTCAACATCTTTGGCAAATTTTTCCATCTCTTTTGGGTCAGTACCAAGTGCATAAGATCTGATATGTTGTTCACCGTCTACCAATAGTATCCATCCACTATGGTCAAAGCCACCCGCTGCACTTTCATCTTCCATTGCAACACTCATATATCTTTCTGCAATCGCTTTGATTTGCGCATTAGAATTCATACTGAGTAAGTGAAATCTTGGATTTTGTATACCTAATTTACTGGCATAAGACTTAAGTTGCTGAACAGAATCTCTTTTGTAATCAATACTGAAGCATAAATAGATTATGGTTGGATTTGATCCAAATTTTTTCTCCAATTCAACCATTGATCTCATCGTTTTTGGACAGATGGTGGGACAAGAGGTAAAGAAGAAATTGGCTATATGAATTTTATCATTAATGCTGTCTTGGGTTATGACTATGCTGTCCTGATTATACAGTGAAAAATCTGGTGTCCGGGCATGCGTTTTTACACCATTTTCTTCCACTTCAATGCCTATAATAGGTAATTTTTTAGTTTGACATCCCGCAGCAAGCAGAAGAACAAAGAATTGAGCTAAATATTTCATAATCTAATGAACAGGAATATGCGAGCAGAGTTTTAGATCAGTTCATCAATTTTCTCCAAAAGCCATTCTTTAGGGATAGCTCCTGAGTTAGCAACATCTTGTTTGAATTTTTTCAATTTTTCTGTAGTTGCATTCTGCAAATCAAGAAGTGATTTGAAGTATCGAATGAACAACAAGTATGGGTCCTTCCTGTTTTTAGCTAAAGTTTTATTGCGCATTATATAAGTTCTAAAGCTTTCAAGATAAAAGGATAATGTGTCGAACTCCTTCAATTCGTAGTATGAGGTTGATGTAAAAAGCCTTACCCAAAGTGCATAAAATAATTCATCAAATTCAATATTCTGCACTAGTTTTAATACTTTGTTGAATTCTTTTTTGTGCCAATGTAAATTTGCTAAATTAAAGTTAATTACATTCTTTCTAAATTTTTCTTTTACTAATTGGCTATTAGATTTTATAAAATTTTCAACCCATTCAAATTCTTTTAATCTAATAGCCATAGATGCAATATTTTTAAGAGTCCATGGTGTAAGTTCTCCATTTACATAAATGGTTCCTAGCTCGATCGAATGTTTGTATAGTTCAAAAGATTCATTAAGGTATTTATCGTTTCCGTTATTAACTTGGCGAAGAGTATAGTTTAGAGCATAATCAAATATTTCCTTTCCTTCATCCAATGGAAAATGATGTATATGTTTTTGAAGTAAACTCTTTAATTCTAAATAATTTTCTTCATTTGGCTCATCGGTTAAAGTTCTAAAAACCCTAAGATAAATTGCTATTGGTGGTATATTGTTATATTTGTTTTGTTGAGCGCGTATTAATAAATCATCTATATTTTCCACACTAAAGTTTAGCTTGGTCATTTTATTCCAGCTTAGATACGCACATGTATATTTTAGTTTTTCAGAGATATAAAATATTTCCAGATTATCTAGTACTTCGTCAATATTTACTTTTTCGATAATTGTTTTTTGGGCTCTACTTTCTTCAAATCTAAGAAGAGTGTATATATTACGTTCAACATTAAATTTGTGCAAATAAAATAACGATGATTTATTTTGGTATTTTGCCAGAAAAGATCTAGCTTTAGATTGAGTAGAATTAAAAAGACCCTCTATTTGCTTTTGATGGATGCTCATCAAAAGATCATTTGCCTGGGATAATGGTGATTTCAAGTATTGTTCAATGGCCAAAAAACTTTCACCAAGGATTAATAGTTCAGCGCACAAGTTGGTAATTAATTTTTCATTATATTTCTTATCAAAATAGATCCTTTCCCAAATTTCCAACTTCGAATAGTTATGGTTGCTGTTTGATTTTAATTGCTTAATAATTAGTTCATTTAACTTAATAACAGAATTATTTACGTTGAAATAAGGTGATTCCACAAATTTTTTAAAGCGATTTAATTCTATCGTAGATAAGCTGCTCATGAATTCAAAGACTTTTAAATCTGCCAGTAGAGCATGTCCCCGTTGATTCTTAAGTTTTAACTTGTTCATAGATCAAAATTCAGGATTTTCGTTGATTCGCAATAACTTGTCAATTCTTTCAGCATTTGAATTTGTCATATTAAATATTTCACTAATTTATATAGTATTGTTAGCTAACAACTTGTCTAACATATTGAAAATAATGATTATATTAAATAAAAAAATATGAATATAAATGTTTTAAATATGAAAGCTTTTCTTATCTTTGCCTTATGCGTTTAAGTCTACACTTATATATAGTGATTATTCTCTCTATGTTAGGAGTATGTAATGCTTTGTCTGCGCAGGAAAGCCCATATCAGTACAGATTGGTACTGGAGAACACTGAAAAGACAGAAGTCTTGTATCCATGCTATTCTCCCATAATCATAGACCCTGCTGAACATGGGTCTGTAGAACTGGAGGATCTTAATGGTGCAAAATGGGGTGTAAGATATATCCCTGAATCTGGTTTTGTTGGAAAGGATACTGTAGTAGTCGAGTATAAGAATCGGAATGATCGTTCCGGGGTATTCAAGTATGCCTCTTTTATATTTGAATACGTCAGTTCATTTGTTGAAGCCAAGCCTGATTTTATTCAGGTTTATATGAATCAATCCGATATTGAGTTTTATCCACTGCAAAATGACTCCAGCACAGTTTCTGGTTCACAGCCTCTTTATCTGAGCAATGTTAGCCACGTTAATCGCCTTACTGCTGATATTCAAAACGATAGTACAGTCATTTTTACACCTGAAACGGATTATGTTGGATTTGCTTACATCAATTATTTGGTATGTGATGCATATAATGTTTGCAAAAACGGAGTGGTAACCGTTTCAGTGATTGACACGAATAATATCGATTCGGAATTAGATTATCATTTGATTCTTCCTGAAGACAGTAAAACTACTCAAGTTCATGATTTAGTAAACCCTATTATTTCTACTGCAGCGGCTCATGGTGTAGCGGAATGTAGTTCATTGTACTTTTATTATAAGCCGTATTCAGATTTTTTTGGCTTAGATACTGTTGTTATAAGTCAAGGAAATTTAGTCAGGAGATACTTTATTCAAGTGATTGCTCAGGATGAGCCTTCTAATAAACTAGCAAATGATAAGTTCCATACCCCAAGAAATAAAGAAATAGAGTTTAATGTTGCCTTGAATGATGTAGCTGCCATAGTCGATCGATTTGCGATCAGCATCGATCAAGGTCCAACCAAAGGGACTTTGCAAGCCTTGAATAATAAGGGATTGTTTCATTATACTCCACAGGCAAACTATGATGGTATTCAGACATTCAGCTATAAAATTTGCCCGAATGGTATATGTGAACGGGCAACTGTTACATTATTAATAGGTGATTATGAACCTAATACCAATGAAGAATACCAATTTAAAACTTACAAAAATCTTCCTATATTATTGAGTTATTCAGTGCCTGTTAATGCATATAATTTTAGTAGTAGCTTAGATAGAGTGGAGTTTTATCCAGGATGGGATACTGTGACAGTGAGCTATGGTAACAACTCCTGTACTAAAGATATAGCTGGGTATAATATGTTGGTGTATTACCCACCATTAAATACTGTTTTGACAGAATCATTTACCATATCGTATTGTATTGAAGGTACGAATCAGTGTGTGGATGCGGATTGCACTGTTGAAGTAATGCAAGAAACAAAGAATTGCCTAAAGCAATGTGTAGGAGACTGCGTTTGGCCGGGTGA from Saprospiraceae bacterium includes these protein-coding regions:
- a CDS encoding gliding motility-associated C-terminal domain-containing protein, coding for MWWPNVISANGDKINDYFNVYGKRVRIVKSLAIYDRWGEQVYKAENLLDANKGGREIGWNGSFRGELVMPGVYVFVADIEFEGSSGSEIYKGDFTVIR
- a CDS encoding TonB-dependent receptor, which translates into the protein MPQIDLMRFRLLIFCFLAVFQSFSQKATIRGHVYDKSNGEPLAFATVVVKGLNQGTNTAQDGFFSISSLPGGDHILQVSYLGYDTAVFELRIGPNQIINKQVYLIESGINLGEISISGKKEQARTEVKISTLTVTPKEIKALPATGGEPDIAQYLQIIPGVISTGDQGGQIYIRGGSPVQNKILLDGMTVYNPFHSIGIFSVFETEAIRTVDVLTGGFSAEYGGRISAIVDMKTKDGNKSKFSGLVSGGPFMTRALFEGPLKKLNEDNSGSSISYLLTAKHSYIDQTSKTLYKYAIDEGNNNLPFQFTDLYGKVSLLSSAGSNFNIFGFSFNDRVNYSNLADLNWNAAGSGVNFKLIPANSDIIVGGNVAYTDYFIKLNEYNSSPRDSRIKGLQSNVDFSVFGKRSEVKYGIEFNAFSTDFNFINFLKIPFKVNANNTEIAAYFKYRLATKKIVLDPSLRVQYYASLAKAKLEPRLGLKYNMFPHFRLKAAGGYFTQNLMSSVSERDIVNLFVGFITSPDIISAWHGVGGFEYDLGERYELNVETYYKLFSDLYNLNRNKRFIADPDYVTEKGEAYGLDILLKAKGVSWGVWLGYSLGFVNRDNGQQVYPALFDRRHNLNFVLDYKFGRKKLWESGLRWNLGSGFAFTKIQGFLPDNKLPNGIDSKFGIENPEIGILYSDKINSGRLPYYHRLDLSLKRKIILSKNAGIDITASVTNAYNRKNIFYFNVVENRRVNQLPILPSLVITFYF
- a CDS encoding c-type cytochrome; the protein is MYWISFLLIFSGLSMLSCRFSINTYKEGEILYKTQCSGCHGDQAEGWANLYPSLQSEQLATDYRNNLACWIKFGKIYNTIDSNSRPSIVEMPAHSHLSDIEICNILNFLNSKIWQRSRFTLQEINLQLNSCEIKSKK
- a CDS encoding SCO family protein, which codes for MKYLAQFFVLLLAAGCQTKKLPIIGIEVEENGVKTHARTPDFSLYNQDSIVITQDSINDKIHIANFFFTSCPTICPKTMRSMVELEKKFGSNPTIIYLCFSIDYKRDSVQQLKSYASKLGIQNPRFHLLSMNSNAQIKAIAERYMSVAMEDESAAGGFDHSGWILLVDGEQHIRSYALGTDPKEMEKFAKDVELLLKEYQENHGKK
- a CDS encoding T9SS type A sorting domain-containing protein, producing the protein MLGVCNALSAQESPYQYRLVLENTEKTEVLYPCYSPIIIDPAEHGSVELEDLNGAKWGVRYIPESGFVGKDTVVVEYKNRNDRSGVFKYASFIFEYVSSFVEAKPDFIQVYMNQSDIEFYPLQNDSSTVSGSQPLYLSNVSHVNRLTADIQNDSTVIFTPETDYVGFAYINYLVCDAYNVCKNGVVTVSVIDTNNIDSELDYHLILPEDSKTTQVHDLVNPIISTAAAHGVAECSSLYFYYKPYSDFFGLDTVVISQGNLVRRYFIQVIAQDEPSNKLANDKFHTPRNKEIEFNVALNDVAAIVDRFAISIDQGPTKGTLQALNNKGLFHYTPQANYDGIQTFSYKICPNGICERATVTLLIGDYEPNTNEEYQFKTYKNLPILLSYSVPVNAYNFSSSLDRVEFYPGWDTVTVSYGNNSCTKDIAGYNMLVYYPPLNTVLTESFTISYCIEGTNQCVDADCTVEVMQETKNCLKQCVGDCVWPGDINNDGEVDMHDLLVLGYNLGCAGSARPYTGSSFRSHAADNWGMQLANSDVNSKHADTDGNGIVNSSDSVAISNNYRKTHSLVPNPVYERGDYPVDFVILNPDVDSGDVIFIEFRLGDDTYPALRATGYSYELDYNKEALYEPSLSVSFYENDWFSNGVSTLSMYKKPWDGRLESGGVRANANMISGKGGVELIQSVIEEDLNPFGRDGFDNALIPFYFKNITIMNGAGELVQVPDVTVYAKRKTSQKGVLDDSKLIVRPNPASDILNIHLNGDNELQAVQILSLDGRSILQNKCTNNKHFTQDLSLLNNGLYLVQIQTKFGPLLRRIQVSK